The proteins below are encoded in one region of Lujinxingia sediminis:
- the rpoZ gene encoding DNA-directed RNA polymerase subunit omega → MARVTVEDCLEHIENRFALVMLATQRARELRRSNDRIFPSSNKEAVHSLREIGAGFVRFDEKSKRKLSKALGHDELAAEQAEKG, encoded by the coding sequence ATGGCTCGCGTTACCGTTGAAGACTGCCTTGAGCATATTGAAAACCGATTCGCGCTGGTGATGCTTGCCACCCAGCGTGCGCGTGAGCTGCGTCGCAGCAACGACCGCATCTTCCCCTCGTCGAACAAAGAGGCGGTGCACTCGCTGCGCGAGATCGGCGCGGGTTTCGTGCGCTTTGATGAGAAGAGCAAGCGCAAGCTCTCCAAGGCGCTGGGGCACGACGAGCTGGCCGCCGAGCAGGCCGAGAAAGGCTAA
- the prmC gene encoding peptide chain release factor N(5)-glutamine methyltransferase, translating to MSTSEKLGPPWTILKILRWTTDFLGERGIDSPRVDAEVLLSYALDLPRIQLYAQFDRPLIESELATYRAMIKRRATGEPVAYITGERDFWSITLKTDARALIPRPDTETLVEAALKRLPEADEGTRLRVADIGTGTGAIALALASERPDLDLAATDLARPTLELAKENADALDLSDRVSFFQGDLLDALPAEWHTLDMLVSNPPYIGTAEREQLMRDVRDFEPEGALFSGEDGLDIVRRLIPASFDALKPGAFLLLEIGYRQGSAVSELLEDAGFEEIAILPDLAGHDRVARARRPEA from the coding sequence ATGAGCACCTCCGAGAAACTCGGCCCCCCCTGGACCATCCTCAAGATCTTGCGCTGGACCACCGACTTCCTCGGTGAGCGCGGCATCGACTCACCGCGGGTCGACGCCGAGGTGCTGCTCTCGTACGCGTTGGATCTTCCGCGGATTCAGCTCTATGCCCAGTTCGACCGCCCGCTGATCGAGAGCGAACTGGCTACCTACCGCGCCATGATCAAGCGCCGCGCCACCGGCGAACCGGTAGCTTACATCACTGGCGAGCGTGACTTCTGGAGCATCACGCTCAAAACGGATGCCCGCGCGCTGATTCCCCGTCCCGATACCGAGACGCTGGTGGAGGCCGCGCTCAAACGTCTTCCGGAGGCCGATGAGGGCACGCGGCTGCGCGTGGCTGACATCGGAACCGGCACCGGGGCCATCGCACTGGCACTGGCCAGCGAACGCCCCGATCTGGACCTCGCCGCCACCGACCTCGCCAGACCCACCCTCGAACTCGCAAAAGAAAACGCAGACGCCCTGGACCTTTCCGATCGCGTGTCGTTCTTCCAGGGCGATCTGCTCGATGCGCTCCCCGCCGAGTGGCATACGCTCGATATGCTGGTGAGCAACCCGCCTTATATCGGCACTGCGGAGCGCGAGCAGCTGATGCGCGATGTGCGCGACTTTGAACCCGAGGGCGCCTTATTCTCCGGAGAGGACGGCCTCGATATCGTGCGGCGCCTGATCCCGGCAAGTTTCGATGCTCTTAAGCCGGGCGCTTTTCTTCTCCTCGAGATCGGATACCGCCAGGGGTCAGCGGTCAGCGAGCTTTTAGAAGACGCCGGTTTTGAGGAGATTGCGATTCTACCCGATCTGGCCGGACACGACCGCGTCGCTCGCGCGCGCCGTCCCGAGGCCTGA
- a CDS encoding bifunctional metallophosphatase/5'-nucleotidase: protein MKPLTISTTAITAGALIAACSNAPKTPDATATQAAEPATSQTTEELTVLFVADLHAQLYEHPELFWQEGQEDRLEMAGGFARVAAAIDAIKAERPGRVLVLDGGDTLQGAGEAALTEGAAIVPALNALGLDAAIPGNWEVAYGPEVLKQRATELSFPLFAANLRDESTGERLFPPYIVRDFGDVKVGVLGYTDPDVPERQPPAYSRGLSYQGPDELPGLIDELRTEQGADIVLLLSHIGLAKAVQLTGELEGIDVHLSSDTHERTYAPIVQNDTWVVEPGAFGSFIGRLDLTLDEGKLVDKRWELIELSADDFPEDPEVLAIIDASTEATRDELSRVVGHTSGVLARHNVIETTLDNLLSDALREATGTEIALSNGFRFGNPVLPGPIVEGDLWKFYPVVTELKTGEVTGAQIRAFWERELENVFAQNPADRFGGWIPRPSNMHVRFKADAPRGQRVQEIRVGGELLDDERVYTLTACEREGDHPDTLCRIPNARNTRIHTLDAHDAVRRYLQKHADATRQLEARVVADDRPQVLRSQH, encoded by the coding sequence TTGAAACCTTTAACCATTTCGACCACAGCAATCACCGCAGGAGCCCTCATCGCGGCCTGCTCCAACGCCCCAAAGACGCCGGACGCCACCGCGACACAGGCCGCCGAGCCTGCCACCTCGCAGACCACCGAGGAGCTGACCGTGCTCTTTGTGGCCGATCTCCACGCCCAACTCTACGAACACCCCGAGCTCTTCTGGCAGGAGGGTCAGGAAGACCGCCTGGAGATGGCCGGAGGCTTTGCACGCGTGGCCGCAGCGATTGACGCCATCAAGGCCGAGCGCCCCGGTCGGGTGCTCGTGCTCGACGGAGGCGACACGCTTCAGGGGGCCGGCGAGGCCGCGCTCACAGAAGGCGCGGCCATCGTGCCGGCGCTCAACGCCCTGGGGCTCGACGCGGCCATTCCCGGAAACTGGGAGGTGGCCTACGGCCCCGAGGTACTCAAGCAGCGCGCCACCGAGCTTTCCTTTCCCCTCTTCGCCGCCAACCTGCGTGATGAGAGCACTGGCGAGCGCCTCTTTCCGCCTTACATCGTCCGTGACTTCGGCGACGTGAAGGTCGGTGTGCTCGGCTACACCGACCCGGATGTGCCCGAGCGTCAGCCCCCGGCCTACAGCCGGGGCTTGAGCTACCAGGGCCCCGACGAGCTCCCAGGGCTCATCGATGAGCTGCGCACCGAGCAGGGTGCCGACATCGTCCTGCTCCTCTCCCACATCGGCCTGGCCAAAGCCGTGCAACTCACCGGTGAGCTCGAAGGCATCGACGTGCACCTCTCCAGCGACACCCACGAGCGCACCTACGCACCCATCGTTCAAAATGACACCTGGGTGGTCGAGCCCGGTGCCTTCGGCTCCTTTATTGGCCGCCTCGATCTGACGCTCGACGAGGGAAAACTCGTCGACAAGCGCTGGGAGCTCATTGAGCTGAGCGCAGACGACTTCCCCGAAGACCCCGAAGTCCTCGCCATCATCGACGCCTCCACCGAGGCAACCCGTGACGAACTCTCCCGGGTCGTCGGCCACACCTCCGGGGTGCTCGCTCGTCATAACGTCATTGAGACCACGCTGGACAACCTCCTCTCCGACGCTCTGCGCGAGGCCACCGGCACTGAGATCGCCCTGTCCAACGGCTTTCGCTTTGGAAACCCCGTCCTTCCTGGCCCGATCGTCGAGGGCGATCTCTGGAAGTTCTACCCGGTGGTCACCGAGCTGAAGACAGGAGAGGTCACGGGGGCCCAGATTCGTGCGTTCTGGGAGCGGGAGCTTGAGAACGTCTTTGCCCAAAACCCCGCCGACCGTTTTGGAGGCTGGATCCCTCGGCCCTCCAACATGCATGTACGTTTTAAAGCCGACGCCCCCCGCGGCCAACGCGTCCAGGAGATCCGCGTGGGCGGTGAACTTCTCGATGATGAGCGTGTCTACACCCTGACCGCCTGCGAGCGCGAAGGCGACCACCCCGACACCCTCTGCCGCATCCCCAACGCCCGGAACACGCGTATTCACACCCTGGATGCCCACGATGCGGTGCGCCGTTATTTGCAAAAACACGCCGACGCCACACGCCAACTCGAAGCCCGGGTGGTGGCCGATGATCGCCCGCAGGTCCTCCGCAGCCAGCACTGA
- a CDS encoding DsrE family protein, whose translation MMSSKTRSLSMLLAIAALLMSACTTPANAAGASEAPVHAQRSELAPARTVLSVRTDRHLQVALKTSHDLLDGNDPPTSRADVVACGPAVEALVAERMPPELATQIERLTERGSRVVACGLSLHQFQVDADQLHPRVTVVDNAFIEIFRLQRQGFLSIEL comes from the coding sequence ATGATGTCCTCGAAAACTCGCTCGCTCTCTATGCTCCTCGCCATCGCCGCGCTCCTGATGAGCGCCTGCACCACCCCGGCCAACGCCGCCGGAGCCTCCGAAGCGCCGGTCCACGCCCAACGCTCCGAGCTCGCCCCCGCCAGGACCGTGCTCAGCGTGCGCACCGATCGCCATCTTCAGGTTGCCCTGAAAACCTCCCACGATCTTCTCGACGGTAACGACCCGCCCACCTCCCGCGCCGACGTGGTCGCCTGCGGCCCTGCGGTCGAGGCGCTCGTCGCCGAGCGCATGCCCCCGGAACTCGCCACCCAGATCGAGCGCCTTACCGAGCGCGGCAGCCGCGTGGTCGCCTGCGGTCTTTCGCTCCACCAGTTCCAGGTCGATGCCGACCAGCTCCACCCCCGGGTCACCGTCGTGGATAACGCCTTTATTGAGATCTTCCGGCTGCAACGCCAGGGCTTTTTGAGCATCGAGCTCTGA
- a CDS encoding PEGA domain-containing protein: MVVLSLVAMVVVAPAAAQPAEPARSVAWQFEGEAAEAVIEGVAQALSTERSRHLLTPQDVEARVRAQVRPWPSCALGVEPCGSATALAMDALGVELLVRVEVVRQARQLEVNYEIVDWRGAQVSSGSISKGEGREAGFELVRELFDASGVISVESEPAGAQVWLDGEVVGQTPWSGQRAVGRYAYRLILEGYERVDGHVELGSGEAVRLSESLEELPGRLRVLGAPDSAEIWIQDAPMGRAAELLELPAGRYAVEVRAEGYEPLTQVVDVAPARLTETTVTMANQSSLLREIDVAALVANRLHVSVGGELGFHSSSPRQTRGNLDGLEYSFEGWSEQGRSAPRSRRTLGAGGIRLDAIWEGELLGMTLLSLSYAGGGVNEEAELWTRPGGGSVVAEVERRELISLRPLQLRYRMIWQNLVPHAEAGLGVNWERLRARPVGSEASVILSQARAFWSLGAGVRYHFDPRWSVGVSYRTEIYLGREQGAQHLFGVMVGAGIPQIPGLSPQPPEQL; encoded by the coding sequence ATGGTGGTGCTGAGCCTTGTGGCGATGGTGGTCGTAGCGCCAGCGGCCGCACAGCCGGCCGAGCCGGCCCGCAGTGTGGCCTGGCAGTTTGAAGGGGAGGCTGCCGAGGCGGTGATCGAGGGGGTGGCGCAGGCGCTTTCGACAGAGCGTTCGCGTCATCTTCTAACCCCACAGGACGTAGAGGCGCGGGTTCGCGCGCAGGTTCGACCCTGGCCGAGCTGTGCGCTGGGGGTGGAGCCCTGCGGTTCGGCCACGGCGCTGGCGATGGACGCGCTGGGGGTGGAGCTCCTGGTGCGGGTGGAGGTCGTGCGACAGGCGCGTCAGTTAGAAGTTAACTACGAGATTGTGGACTGGCGAGGGGCCCAGGTCTCAAGCGGCAGCATAAGCAAGGGCGAGGGGCGAGAGGCGGGCTTTGAGCTTGTGCGCGAGCTTTTTGATGCCTCCGGGGTGATTTCGGTGGAAAGTGAGCCGGCCGGAGCGCAGGTGTGGCTGGATGGCGAGGTGGTCGGCCAGACGCCCTGGAGCGGCCAGCGTGCGGTGGGGCGCTATGCGTATCGTCTTATTCTGGAGGGGTATGAGCGGGTTGATGGCCACGTGGAGCTCGGCAGTGGTGAGGCGGTACGCCTGAGCGAGTCGTTGGAGGAGCTTCCCGGGAGGTTGCGGGTGCTGGGCGCGCCGGACAGCGCCGAGATCTGGATTCAGGACGCTCCGATGGGGCGCGCCGCCGAGCTTCTGGAGCTTCCGGCCGGACGTTACGCCGTGGAGGTTCGTGCCGAGGGTTATGAGCCCCTGACTCAGGTGGTCGATGTGGCCCCGGCGCGGCTGACCGAGACGACGGTGACGATGGCCAACCAGAGCAGCCTGCTGCGGGAGATCGACGTGGCTGCGCTGGTGGCCAACCGCCTTCATGTGAGCGTGGGAGGGGAGCTGGGCTTTCATAGCAGTTCGCCGCGTCAGACCCGCGGGAATCTTGACGGGTTGGAGTACAGCTTTGAGGGATGGAGTGAGCAGGGGAGGTCGGCGCCGCGCTCACGGCGTACGCTGGGAGCCGGGGGCATTCGACTCGACGCGATCTGGGAGGGGGAGCTCCTGGGGATGACGCTGCTCTCGCTGAGTTATGCCGGTGGGGGCGTGAACGAGGAGGCTGAGCTCTGGACGCGGCCGGGCGGAGGGAGCGTTGTGGCCGAGGTGGAGCGACGGGAGCTCATCTCGCTTCGTCCCCTGCAGCTTCGCTACCGGATGATCTGGCAGAACCTGGTGCCCCATGCTGAGGCCGGCCTGGGGGTGAACTGGGAGCGGCTGCGGGCGCGGCCGGTCGGCAGTGAGGCTTCAGTGATCCTCTCGCAGGCGCGGGCCTTCTGGTCGTTGGGAGCCGGGGTTCGCTACCATTTCGATCCGCGCTGGTCGGTGGGCGTGAGCTACCGCACCGAGATCTACCTGGGACGCGAGCAGGGCGCACAGCACCTCTTCGGCGTGATGGTCGGAGCGGGTATCCCGCAGATTCCCGGCCTCAGCCCCCAACCTCCGGAGCAGCTATGA
- a CDS encoding zinc metallopeptidase encodes MFFDPVYLIILGVGFVLSMGAQAWVKSAFSRWSQVPTSRGLTGQQVAQAILDARGIRDVGIEQVQGVLSDHYDPSAKMLRLSPDIYNGRSVAAAGIAAHEVGHAIQHQEGYAMMKLRQKMVPVASIGTNLGLWITIAGIVIGISGLATVGIVLFGGAVAFTLVTLPVEFDASARAKRVLDEQGFVTGEEARGVAKVLNAAAATYVAAAVAAVLQLVYWAWRAGLIGGRR; translated from the coding sequence ATGTTTTTCGATCCTGTGTATCTCATCATTCTCGGAGTGGGGTTTGTGTTGAGCATGGGGGCGCAGGCCTGGGTGAAGTCTGCGTTTAGCAGGTGGAGTCAGGTGCCGACCAGCCGCGGGCTGACTGGCCAGCAGGTCGCCCAGGCCATCCTGGATGCGCGGGGCATCCGTGATGTGGGTATTGAGCAGGTGCAGGGGGTGCTCTCCGACCATTATGACCCGAGCGCGAAGATGTTGCGGTTGAGCCCGGATATCTACAACGGGCGTTCGGTGGCCGCCGCCGGGATTGCCGCCCATGAGGTGGGCCATGCCATCCAGCATCAGGAGGGCTACGCGATGATGAAGCTGCGTCAGAAGATGGTTCCGGTGGCCAGCATCGGAACCAATCTGGGGCTGTGGATCACCATTGCCGGGATCGTGATCGGCATCAGCGGGCTGGCGACCGTCGGCATTGTGCTCTTTGGCGGGGCGGTGGCGTTTACGCTGGTGACGTTGCCGGTGGAGTTTGACGCTTCGGCGCGCGCGAAGCGGGTGCTCGACGAGCAGGGCTTTGTCACCGGTGAGGAGGCCCGTGGCGTTGCCAAAGTGCTCAATGCGGCGGCGGCAACCTACGTGGCTGCGGCGGTGGCGGCGGTGCTGCAGCTCGTGTACTGGGCCTGGCGCGCCGGGCTGATCGGCGGGCGGCGCTAA
- a CDS encoding GNAT family N-acetyltransferase — translation MSSQTCRGPAYRIHTERLIVRCLNPADARLFQETVDDNLEHLRPWLSWTRHEPRDLDEKIERLRQLRSAFDAGRDFVFGLFTPDQTRMLGASGLQTRPGPGAREIAYWVHRDHCRQGLATEVAAALVKVAFEVEGVSRVEIHCDPRNTASARIPERLGFEHEATLRGRKRDAAGNVCDEMIWTLFKERYPRSVARQAAVCAFDVVGRKLL, via the coding sequence ATGAGCTCTCAGACCTGCCGCGGGCCGGCCTATCGAATTCATACCGAGCGTTTGATCGTGCGCTGCCTCAATCCGGCAGATGCGCGACTCTTTCAAGAGACGGTCGACGATAACCTGGAGCATCTTCGACCCTGGCTCTCGTGGACGCGTCATGAGCCCCGCGACCTCGACGAGAAGATCGAGAGATTGCGCCAGCTGCGCAGTGCCTTTGATGCGGGGCGAGATTTTGTGTTCGGGCTTTTTACGCCGGATCAGACGCGGATGCTGGGGGCCAGTGGGCTGCAGACGCGGCCGGGCCCCGGGGCGCGCGAGATCGCGTACTGGGTGCATCGCGATCACTGCCGTCAGGGCCTGGCCACCGAGGTGGCCGCGGCGCTGGTGAAGGTGGCTTTTGAGGTCGAGGGGGTCTCACGGGTGGAGATTCATTGCGACCCGCGCAACACGGCCAGCGCGCGCATTCCCGAGCGTCTGGGCTTTGAGCATGAGGCCACGTTGCGCGGCCGCAAGCGCGATGCGGCCGGCAACGTATGCGATGAGATGATCTGGACGCTTTTTAAGGAGCGCTACCCCCGCAGCGTTGCCCGCCAGGCCGCCGTTTGCGCCTTTGATGTGGTGGGCAGAAAGTTGCTGTAG
- the tesB gene encoding acyl-CoA thioesterase II: MTEVLQQLVDLLALERIEVNLFRGHSQDLGWGQVFGGQVLGQALSAATQTVPEDRYIHSLHGYFLLLGDVNTPIVYDVERIRDGGSFTTRRVVAIQHGRPIFSMSASFQKAQPGYDHQDEMPDVKGPEGLLSQVELSRRIADQIPTPLRERFTADSPIEIRPVRPMNYLKPTIREPESAAWYKSAGTLPDTPGIHQSMAAYASDFNFLATAMYPHGVSWLMPSMQVASLDHAMWFHRPFRFDDWLLHHVESPSASGGRGLVRGRMFNQKGELVASTAQEGLMRPRRKNA; this comes from the coding sequence ATGACCGAAGTCCTTCAACAACTCGTCGATCTGCTCGCCCTGGAGCGCATCGAAGTTAACCTCTTCCGCGGCCACTCCCAGGATCTGGGCTGGGGCCAGGTCTTTGGCGGACAGGTACTGGGTCAGGCCCTCTCCGCTGCCACGCAGACGGTGCCCGAAGATCGTTACATTCACTCCCTCCACGGCTACTTCTTGCTTCTGGGCGACGTCAATACCCCCATCGTGTATGATGTCGAGCGTATTCGGGATGGCGGCAGCTTCACCACCCGCCGCGTCGTCGCGATTCAGCACGGCCGTCCCATCTTCAGCATGTCGGCATCCTTTCAGAAGGCCCAACCCGGCTACGATCACCAGGATGAGATGCCCGATGTCAAAGGCCCCGAAGGTCTGCTCTCCCAGGTCGAACTGAGCCGTCGCATCGCCGATCAGATTCCCACACCGCTGCGTGAGCGCTTTACCGCCGACTCCCCCATTGAGATTCGGCCGGTGCGCCCGATGAACTACCTCAAACCCACCATCCGTGAGCCCGAGAGCGCGGCCTGGTACAAGTCCGCCGGCACCCTGCCCGACACCCCGGGCATCCACCAGTCGATGGCCGCCTATGCGTCCGACTTCAACTTCCTGGCCACCGCCATGTACCCCCACGGCGTCTCCTGGCTGATGCCTTCGATGCAGGTCGCAAGCCTCGATCACGCGATGTGGTTTCACCGCCCCTTCCGCTTTGACGACTGGCTTTTGCACCACGTGGAGAGCCCCTCAGCCAGCGGTGGCCGAGGGCTCGTGCGCGGTCGGATGTTCAACCAGAAGGGCGAACTCGTCGCCTCCACTGCGCAGGAAGGCCTGATGCGCCCACGACGAAAAAACGCATAA
- a CDS encoding ABC-F family ATP-binding cassette domain-containing protein, producing the protein MFSIHDLGVMYGARTLFKGATVAFDGGSRYGIVGANGAGKSTLLRVISGQEEPTSGDVAIPKDKRVGVLRQNHFEFDDVPILDVVMMGVPELWAAMVEKEAMLARAAEDPEAFDVERFGDLEDVVMAFDGYAMEAKAADILEGLNIPTEKHREPLSSLSGGYKLRVLLAQTLAGNPDILLLDEPTNHLDIVSIAWLERFLCDYAGCVVVVSHDHQFLNTICTHIIDVDYERVLVYKGNYERFEKAKVEDRDRQEAKIAKQQAFIAEQEAFIKRFKAKASKARQAQSRVKQVEKMEVEELPQSSRMYPAFNFRAARDTGKEVLRVEGLTRSFEERTVLNDVTFSINRGDRVAIVGPNGIGKSTLLKLAMGELEPDCGEIEWGHAVEPGYFSQDLADLKGSAETTLHDWLWSHFPDKPNGFIRGKLAEVLFGKEDIEKRVGALSGGEKARLAFARLGVAEPTVLVLDEPTNHLDLEGIDSLAKGLEAYPNTVLFVSHDRWFVQRLATRVLEITPRGVNDFKGGYAEFLRWREGADHLDRAEVAGAGR; encoded by the coding sequence GTGTTTTCGATTCATGATCTCGGGGTGATGTACGGCGCCCGCACCCTTTTTAAGGGGGCGACGGTGGCCTTTGATGGGGGTTCGCGTTACGGCATCGTCGGTGCCAACGGGGCGGGAAAGTCCACGCTTTTGCGGGTGATCTCGGGCCAGGAGGAGCCGACTTCGGGTGATGTGGCCATCCCTAAAGACAAACGCGTAGGCGTGTTGCGCCAGAACCACTTTGAGTTCGACGATGTGCCCATCCTCGATGTGGTGATGATGGGGGTGCCCGAACTCTGGGCGGCGATGGTTGAGAAGGAGGCGATGCTCGCCAGGGCCGCAGAAGATCCAGAAGCCTTTGATGTAGAGCGATTTGGCGACCTGGAAGACGTCGTGATGGCCTTTGATGGCTACGCCATGGAGGCCAAAGCCGCAGATATTCTGGAGGGGCTGAACATCCCCACCGAGAAGCACCGCGAGCCGCTTTCGTCGTTAAGTGGGGGGTATAAGCTGCGGGTGCTGCTCGCGCAGACGTTGGCCGGCAACCCCGACATCCTTCTGCTCGACGAGCCGACCAACCACCTGGACATCGTCTCGATCGCCTGGCTGGAGCGTTTTCTCTGCGACTACGCCGGCTGCGTGGTCGTGGTTTCTCACGACCATCAGTTTCTTAATACGATCTGCACGCACATCATCGACGTCGATTACGAGCGGGTGCTGGTCTACAAGGGCAATTACGAGCGTTTTGAGAAGGCCAAGGTCGAGGACCGGGATCGGCAGGAGGCCAAGATCGCCAAGCAGCAGGCCTTCATCGCCGAGCAGGAAGCGTTTATTAAACGTTTTAAGGCCAAGGCATCCAAGGCGCGTCAGGCGCAGAGCCGCGTTAAGCAAGTCGAGAAGATGGAGGTTGAAGAGCTGCCGCAGAGCTCGCGCATGTATCCGGCGTTCAACTTCAGGGCGGCGCGCGACACGGGCAAAGAAGTGCTGCGTGTGGAGGGGCTGACCCGCTCGTTTGAAGAGCGCACCGTGCTCAATGACGTCACCTTCAGTATCAACCGCGGCGACCGGGTGGCGATTGTGGGGCCCAACGGTATTGGTAAATCCACGCTCCTGAAGCTGGCGATGGGCGAGCTTGAGCCTGACTGCGGTGAGATCGAGTGGGGCCATGCGGTGGAGCCGGGGTATTTTTCGCAGGACCTGGCTGACCTGAAGGGCAGCGCGGAGACGACCCTGCACGACTGGCTCTGGAGTCACTTCCCCGATAAGCCCAATGGCTTTATCCGCGGTAAACTCGCCGAAGTTCTTTTTGGAAAGGAAGATATTGAGAAGCGCGTGGGGGCGCTCTCCGGCGGTGAGAAGGCGCGTCTGGCCTTTGCGCGTCTGGGCGTTGCTGAGCCCACCGTGCTTGTGCTCGACGAGCCGACCAACCACCTCGACCTGGAAGGGATCGACTCGCTGGCCAAAGGGCTGGAAGCCTACCCCAACACCGTGCTCTTTGTGTCTCACGATCGCTGGTTTGTGCAGCGGTTGGCCACGCGGGTGCTGGAGATCACGCCCCGGGGCGTCAATGATTTCAAGGGGGGCTACGCCGAGTTTTTGAGGTGGCGAGAGGGTGCCGACCATCTCGATCGGGCCGAAGTTGCCGGCGCCGGGCGCTGA
- a CDS encoding NAD(P)H-dependent flavin oxidoreductase, with product MSERFLAHTGARVPVICGAMYPCSNPELVGAVVAAGAVAVVQPLSIAFAHRLDLRQSLREIQAKNQGGAVGFNALVEKSSKIYEERMRKWIDIALEEGVRFFVTALGNPDWVVEKVHAVGGVVYHDVTERRWALKALESGVDGLICVNGRAGGHAGSKDAGELYGELSDLGVPLVMAGGVGGPEGFVQALTQGYEAVQLGTRFIATEECSAHADYKQAIVRAGKDDIVLTRRISGVPVSVIRTPYVERVGTDAGPIARRLLQSPRFKHWVRSFYAARSVWSLGRGATRDGGYNDYWQAGKSVDAIDGVRPAAEVVAEFEAAFESYRQSVG from the coding sequence ATGAGTGAGCGGTTTCTGGCGCATACCGGGGCGCGTGTCCCGGTGATCTGCGGGGCGATGTACCCCTGCTCAAATCCGGAGTTGGTGGGGGCGGTGGTCGCTGCCGGGGCGGTGGCTGTGGTGCAGCCGCTCTCGATTGCGTTTGCCCACAGGCTCGATCTTCGCCAGTCGCTGCGCGAGATTCAGGCTAAAAACCAGGGCGGGGCGGTGGGTTTTAACGCGTTGGTGGAGAAGTCCTCGAAGATCTACGAGGAGCGCATGCGCAAGTGGATCGACATCGCGTTGGAAGAGGGTGTGCGCTTCTTTGTGACGGCGCTGGGCAATCCGGACTGGGTGGTCGAGAAGGTGCATGCGGTGGGCGGGGTGGTTTACCACGATGTGACCGAGCGTCGCTGGGCGCTCAAAGCGCTGGAGTCCGGTGTCGACGGGCTTATCTGCGTCAACGGTCGGGCCGGTGGTCACGCGGGCAGCAAAGATGCCGGTGAGCTTTACGGGGAGCTCAGCGATCTGGGCGTGCCCCTGGTGATGGCCGGAGGGGTGGGCGGGCCTGAGGGCTTTGTGCAGGCACTTACGCAGGGCTATGAGGCCGTGCAGCTGGGCACGCGTTTTATTGCGACCGAGGAGTGCAGCGCGCACGCCGATTATAAGCAGGCCATCGTCCGCGCAGGCAAAGACGATATCGTGTTGACCCGGCGCATCTCCGGGGTGCCCGTCTCGGTGATTCGCACGCCCTATGTGGAGCGGGTGGGCACGGACGCCGGGCCGATCGCGCGGCGACTCTTGCAGAGTCCGCGCTTTAAGCATTGGGTTCGCAGTTTTTATGCGGCGCGTTCGGTATGGTCGCTCGGCCGTGGGGCGACGCGCGACGGGGGGTATAACGACTACTGGCAGGCGGGTAAAAGCGTCGACGCCATCGATGGTGTGCGCCCGGCGGCCGAGGTCGTGGCCGAGTTTGAGGCGGCCTTTGAGAGCTATCGCCAGAGCGTCGGCTGA
- a CDS encoding DoxX family membrane protein: MLASLEHRARSLEPLSRALFRMMLSGIFIVAGLNHLIDPSRTAARLETSPMGFLATAIAPAQPLVVLSGIALLIGGLALLLGLYTRAAALGLLALIVPITLTVQVGSMATMGPLFKNIGLAGGLIFFIAHGADTFGFDAWRARTRQPTR; encoded by the coding sequence ATGCTTGCTTCGTTAGAACACCGCGCCCGAAGTCTGGAGCCCCTCTCCCGGGCTCTCTTCCGCATGATGCTCAGCGGCATCTTCATCGTCGCCGGCCTCAATCATCTGATCGACCCGTCGCGCACCGCCGCACGTCTGGAGACTTCCCCTATGGGCTTTCTGGCTACCGCCATCGCTCCTGCCCAACCTCTGGTGGTGCTCAGCGGCATCGCGCTTCTGATCGGCGGCCTGGCCCTTCTCCTGGGCCTGTACACCCGCGCGGCCGCCCTGGGCCTGCTGGCGCTGATCGTTCCCATCACGCTCACCGTGCAGGTGGGCAGCATGGCCACCATGGGCCCTCTTTTTAAGAACATCGGACTGGCCGGTGGACTCATCTTCTTTATCGCCCACGGTGCCGACACCTTCGGCTTCGACGCCTGGCGCGCCCGCACCCGACAACCGACACGCTGA